The following coding sequences are from one Microbacterium wangchenii window:
- a CDS encoding ABC transporter permease, with product MTRDGAARVLARLGRMAVSVVVVLWGAATLAFIAFRLIPGDPVDVMLGPQAQVSDAVKDGIRAELGLDRPPWEQYIAYLGGLLRGDLGESYQLRMPVAEVIGRQLAPTLQLTATALLLAAVLALAVALLARGRVARGTVATVELIILSSPVFWIGLVLLSVFAFGLGWFPVSGTRNPATLVLPAVTLALPVAALLGQVLRDGIEAAERQPFATTVRARGAGTAWLTLHHTLRHGATGAVTLAAYFVGSLLGGAVLVETVFARPGLGRVTLSAITDRDLPVVTGIILLSALVFVVVTLVVELLYPILDPRLRDAGATAARVRSVS from the coding sequence ATGACCCGCGACGGTGCTGCGCGCGTGCTGGCGCGCCTGGGGCGCATGGCCGTCTCCGTCGTCGTGGTGCTGTGGGGGGCTGCGACGCTCGCGTTCATCGCGTTCCGGCTGATCCCCGGAGATCCGGTCGACGTCATGCTCGGGCCGCAGGCGCAGGTGAGCGACGCCGTCAAAGACGGCATCCGCGCCGAGCTGGGCCTGGATCGACCGCCGTGGGAGCAGTACATCGCGTACCTCGGCGGTCTGCTGCGCGGAGACCTGGGGGAGTCGTATCAGCTGCGGATGCCGGTGGCCGAGGTGATCGGCCGGCAACTGGCGCCCACGCTGCAGCTGACGGCGACGGCGCTCCTTCTGGCCGCGGTGCTGGCGCTCGCCGTCGCGCTCCTGGCGCGGGGGCGCGTCGCGCGCGGCACGGTCGCGACCGTGGAGCTCATCATCCTGTCGTCCCCGGTCTTCTGGATCGGACTCGTGCTGCTGAGCGTCTTCGCGTTCGGGCTCGGATGGTTCCCGGTGTCCGGCACCCGCAACCCGGCGACTCTCGTGCTCCCCGCCGTGACCCTCGCCCTGCCGGTGGCCGCCCTCCTAGGGCAGGTGCTGCGGGACGGGATCGAAGCGGCCGAACGCCAGCCCTTCGCGACCACGGTGCGCGCACGGGGTGCCGGTACCGCGTGGCTCACGCTGCACCACACCCTGCGCCATGGCGCGACGGGGGCCGTCACCCTCGCGGCGTACTTCGTGGGATCGCTCCTGGGCGGGGCCGTGCTGGTGGAGACGGTCTTCGCGCGGCCGGGCCTGGGCAGGGTCACCCTGTCTGCCATCACCGATCGCGACCTGCCGGTGGTCACGGGGATCATCCTGCTGAGCGCGCTGGTCTTCGTGGTGGTCACGCTGGTCGTCGAGCTGCTGTACCCGATCCTCGATCCGCGCTTGCGCGATGCCGGCGCCACGGCCGCGCGGGTGCGGAGCGTGTCATGA
- a CDS encoding winged helix-turn-helix domain-containing protein: protein MDDGTSGRASREPATRVLDAGALRALAHPLRVQIYDILSQYGPQTSSSLAALTGESSGATSYHLRALARQDLIREVPGRGTARERWWERPIGGVELSAPEAARTPAGRAAMQVVMTETLNRRHQQLMAWVATAMDTEPEQWREGSIISSGTARLTAAQLADLTRRIQTIIDETVDTYRDQQGEDVRPVTIRSDVFPLPPEGA from the coding sequence ATGGACGACGGGACGAGTGGCCGGGCATCACGGGAGCCCGCCACGCGGGTGCTGGATGCGGGAGCCCTGCGTGCGCTGGCTCATCCGCTGCGCGTTCAGATCTACGACATCCTCAGCCAGTACGGTCCGCAGACCTCCAGTTCACTCGCGGCGCTGACGGGGGAGTCCTCCGGCGCGACGAGCTACCACCTGCGCGCGCTGGCGCGCCAGGACCTGATCCGGGAGGTGCCCGGACGCGGCACCGCGCGGGAGCGGTGGTGGGAGCGCCCCATCGGCGGCGTTGAGCTCTCCGCCCCAGAAGCCGCACGCACGCCGGCGGGTCGCGCAGCCATGCAGGTGGTCATGACCGAGACCCTCAACCGGCGCCATCAGCAGCTCATGGCATGGGTCGCCACCGCGATGGACACCGAGCCGGAGCAGTGGCGCGAGGGTTCGATCATCTCCTCGGGCACGGCGCGGCTGACCGCGGCACAGCTGGCAGACCTCACCCGCCGCATCCAGACCATCATCGACGAGACCGTCGACACCTATCGCGATCAGCAGGGCGAAGACGTGCGGCCCGTGACCATTCGATCCGACGTCTTCCCGCTGCCCCCGGAAGGAGCCTGA
- a CDS encoding ABC transporter permease, with translation MSVGGRVRLSAAVAVLVVVALMAVAPQVFATADPLQTDVTQALLPPSAEHFFGTDQSGRDVYSRVVYGASRSLGIGLLATSLALAIGLVIGALSGVAPRLVDAVAMRATDVLLAFPEFLIALVVVAVLGPGSANVAIAVTIAAIPVYVRLARAQTRTLRTAEHVEAARILGVPAPAAFARHVLPAVLGALSVLATIGIGSSILAAAGLSFLGLGPTEPTPEWGLMLSGGRNVLGQAWWVAVFPGVAITLTVVAATVAGRTLRARADGRTP, from the coding sequence ATGAGCGTCGGGGGGCGCGTGCGGCTCAGCGCCGCGGTGGCGGTGCTGGTCGTGGTGGCGCTGATGGCCGTCGCACCGCAGGTGTTCGCGACGGCCGACCCGCTGCAGACCGACGTCACGCAGGCGCTTCTTCCTCCCAGCGCCGAGCACTTCTTCGGCACCGACCAGAGCGGGCGCGACGTGTACTCCCGCGTCGTGTACGGCGCGTCGCGGTCCCTCGGGATCGGGCTGCTGGCGACGAGCCTCGCTCTCGCGATCGGCCTCGTGATCGGGGCGCTGTCGGGCGTCGCGCCTCGACTGGTGGATGCGGTGGCCATGCGTGCCACCGACGTGCTGCTGGCCTTCCCGGAGTTCCTGATCGCGCTCGTGGTCGTGGCCGTCCTCGGCCCCGGCAGCGCCAACGTCGCCATCGCCGTGACGATCGCCGCGATCCCCGTGTATGTGCGTCTGGCTCGTGCGCAGACCCGGACGCTGCGCACCGCAGAGCACGTCGAGGCCGCTCGGATCCTGGGTGTGCCGGCGCCGGCGGCATTCGCGCGGCACGTGCTTCCGGCCGTGCTGGGCGCCCTCAGCGTGCTCGCGACGATCGGCATCGGCTCCAGCATCCTGGCCGCGGCCGGCTTGAGCTTCCTGGGCCTGGGCCCGACCGAGCCCACCCCCGAGTGGGGGCTGATGCTCTCGGGCGGGCGGAACGTGCTGGGGCAGGCGTGGTGGGTCGCCGTCTTCCCCGGCGTCGCGATCACCCTCACGGTGGTGGCGGCGACGGTTGCGGGCCGCACCCTCCGAGCCCGCGCGGACGGGCGGACGCCATGA
- a CDS encoding M3 family metallopeptidase, which produces MERTNPVLAESSLPHGLPDYSAIRPEDYLPAFQEAFAAQRAAVSRVTSQDDSPTFENTVRALELSGELLERAAHTFYTVASADATAEIQEIEEALAPLLSAHQDAIVLDAGLYARISTLHEALDDSAGTEEERYLVQRWFREMSRAGAGLDDAAKERLIALNQRLSVLTTTFEKNLLADTNELAVVFEDAAELDGLTEGELSATAQAAADRGLPGAHVVSLTLSTVHPYLSSLTVRESRRRILAASRMRGARGNAHDNRDVLREIVLLRAERAQLLGYPDHAAYVTADETAGSPEAVHAMLRRLAAPAARNAAHEQEKLQAIVDGEAEPFALEAHDWAYYTEKVRAVEYDLDTAALRPWFEAERVLHDGVFFAAEKLYGITFRERDDLHAYHPDARVFEVFEPDGSSLGLFVLDLYTRDTKRGGAWMNSIVAQSELFGTTPVVVNNLNVAKPAPGTPTLLTLDEVTTLFHEFGHALHGLFARVAYPHFAGTAVFRDFVEFPSQVNEMWMLWPEVLTNYARHIDTDEPLAQDVVDRLHASEAFNQGFATSEYLAASWLDQAWHSLSATAAAESIDVAAFEAAALADIGLDNPAVLPRYASTYFAHIFSGDYSAGYYSYIWSEVLDADTVEWFRENGGLRRENGDRFRRRLLGVGGAKDPLEAYRDFRGRDAEIGPLLKRRGLAG; this is translated from the coding sequence ATGGAGCGCACCAACCCCGTCCTCGCCGAAAGCTCACTTCCCCACGGCCTGCCCGATTACTCCGCGATCCGGCCGGAGGACTACCTTCCCGCCTTCCAGGAGGCGTTCGCCGCACAACGGGCTGCCGTGAGCCGCGTCACCTCTCAGGACGACTCCCCCACGTTCGAGAACACCGTGCGCGCACTCGAGCTCAGCGGGGAGCTGCTCGAGCGCGCCGCCCACACCTTCTACACCGTGGCCTCGGCCGACGCCACGGCGGAGATCCAGGAGATCGAGGAGGCGCTCGCGCCCCTTCTGTCGGCGCACCAGGACGCCATCGTCCTGGACGCGGGTCTGTACGCCCGGATCAGCACGCTGCACGAGGCACTCGACGACAGTGCGGGGACGGAGGAAGAGCGCTATCTCGTGCAGCGCTGGTTCCGGGAGATGTCACGGGCGGGGGCAGGGCTCGACGATGCCGCGAAGGAGCGCTTGATCGCCCTGAACCAGCGACTGTCGGTGCTCACGACGACGTTCGAGAAGAACCTCCTCGCCGACACGAACGAGCTGGCCGTCGTCTTCGAGGATGCGGCCGAGCTCGACGGTCTGACGGAGGGGGAACTTTCGGCGACGGCGCAGGCCGCCGCCGATCGTGGGCTCCCCGGCGCGCACGTCGTGTCGCTGACGCTCTCCACCGTTCACCCTTATCTGTCCTCTCTGACGGTGCGCGAGAGCCGTCGCCGCATCCTCGCCGCCTCCCGCATGCGGGGGGCTCGGGGGAACGCACACGACAACCGCGATGTGCTGCGCGAGATCGTGCTGCTGCGTGCCGAGCGGGCACAGCTGCTCGGCTACCCCGACCACGCCGCGTACGTCACCGCCGACGAGACCGCCGGCTCGCCCGAGGCCGTGCATGCGATGCTCCGGCGGTTGGCCGCCCCGGCGGCCCGCAATGCCGCTCACGAGCAGGAGAAGCTCCAGGCGATCGTCGACGGCGAGGCCGAGCCGTTCGCGCTCGAGGCGCACGACTGGGCCTACTACACCGAAAAGGTGCGCGCCGTAGAGTACGACCTCGACACCGCGGCGCTGCGGCCGTGGTTCGAGGCCGAGCGAGTGCTGCACGACGGCGTGTTCTTCGCCGCCGAGAAGCTCTACGGCATCACGTTCCGTGAGCGCGACGACCTGCACGCCTACCATCCGGACGCGCGCGTGTTCGAGGTGTTCGAGCCGGACGGCTCCTCCCTCGGCCTGTTCGTCCTGGACCTCTACACGCGCGACACCAAGCGCGGCGGCGCGTGGATGAACTCGATCGTCGCGCAGTCGGAGCTCTTCGGCACGACACCCGTGGTCGTCAACAACCTCAACGTCGCCAAGCCCGCGCCGGGTACTCCCACGCTCCTGACCCTCGACGAGGTCACGACGCTCTTCCACGAGTTCGGTCACGCCCTGCACGGGCTGTTCGCGCGCGTGGCGTATCCCCACTTCGCCGGCACTGCCGTCTTCCGTGACTTCGTGGAGTTCCCGAGCCAGGTCAATGAGATGTGGATGCTGTGGCCGGAGGTGCTGACCAACTATGCGCGCCACATCGACACCGACGAGCCGCTGGCGCAGGACGTCGTGGACCGGCTGCATGCGTCGGAGGCGTTCAACCAGGGCTTCGCCACGAGCGAGTACCTCGCCGCATCCTGGCTCGACCAGGCGTGGCACTCCCTGTCGGCCACCGCTGCCGCGGAGAGCATCGACGTCGCCGCGTTCGAAGCCGCGGCTCTCGCCGACATCGGGCTGGACAACCCGGCCGTCTTGCCGCGGTACGCCTCGACGTACTTCGCCCACATCTTCTCCGGCGACTACAGCGCCGGGTACTACTCCTACATCTGGAGCGAGGTGCTCGACGCCGACACGGTGGAGTGGTTCCGCGAGAACGGGGGGCTGCGCCGCGAGAACGGCGACCGGTTCCGCCGCCGTCTGCTCGGTGTCGGAGGCGCGAAGGATCCGCTCGAGGCCTACCGCGACTTCCGCGGCCGGGATGCCGAGATCGGGCCCCTGCTGAAGCGCCGCGGCCTGGCCGGCTGA
- a CDS encoding ABC transporter substrate-binding protein produces the protein MPSPRFRRLLPAALAAIAALTLSSCAGSGGDADGGGEVVWAIEGANLSAGHMDPQTSQLDVSAMIQRVVLDSLVHQEPDGSFSPWLAEEWEIEDDGAAYVFTLREGVTFHDGEVFDAAAVKANFDRIADPETASAQAASMLGGEFYAGTEVVDDSTVRVSFTQPYAPFLQAASTALLGFYSPAVLEESADQLKAGGPGITVGTGPFELTEYTPDQEIVYTRNDDYAWGPSGGDAAQFETLRVEILPEASVRAGVVESGEADLASNIPPNLAAELPDSLTVDSVEYPGLPYSLYLNEAYGVFADERVRQAFARAIDIDTAVTEIFHGQFPRAWSILGSTTPAYDPSLEGTWEFDPERAGQLLDEAGWTERDSEGYRTKAGARLSARWIAWTPVPDDRVALANAIQSDLKAVGFEIVREVLEPGAYNEQYEPKTFDLTDWGFSGVDPDLLRSHLHSDGFQNASQVSDPAVDGLLAQGIATTDQDARTDIYAQVQQWNAQHVAIVPLYSPSLITAVGETVSGLAYDLYGRPLFYDVTLD, from the coding sequence ATGCCTTCTCCCCGCTTCCGCCGGCTCCTCCCCGCCGCGCTCGCCGCGATCGCGGCACTGACTCTCAGCTCGTGCGCCGGCTCCGGTGGCGACGCCGACGGCGGCGGTGAGGTGGTCTGGGCGATCGAAGGGGCGAACCTGTCCGCCGGGCACATGGACCCGCAGACCAGCCAGCTGGATGTCTCGGCCATGATCCAGCGCGTGGTCCTGGACTCGCTCGTGCACCAGGAGCCGGACGGCTCGTTCTCGCCGTGGCTCGCGGAGGAGTGGGAGATCGAGGACGACGGCGCCGCCTACGTGTTCACGCTGCGCGAGGGCGTCACCTTCCACGACGGCGAGGTTTTCGACGCGGCCGCGGTGAAGGCCAACTTCGATCGCATCGCCGACCCGGAGACCGCATCGGCCCAGGCGGCGAGCATGCTCGGCGGCGAGTTCTACGCCGGAACCGAGGTCGTGGACGACAGCACCGTCCGCGTGAGCTTCACGCAGCCGTACGCGCCGTTCCTGCAGGCGGCGAGCACGGCGCTGCTCGGGTTCTACTCGCCGGCCGTGCTGGAGGAGTCCGCCGACCAGCTCAAGGCCGGCGGCCCCGGGATCACGGTGGGCACGGGCCCGTTCGAGCTGACGGAGTACACCCCCGACCAGGAGATCGTGTACACCCGCAACGACGACTACGCGTGGGGCCCGTCGGGCGGGGATGCTGCGCAGTTCGAGACCCTGCGCGTGGAGATCCTGCCGGAGGCGTCCGTTCGCGCCGGTGTCGTGGAGAGCGGCGAAGCCGACCTGGCCAGCAACATCCCCCCGAACCTGGCCGCCGAGCTGCCGGACTCCCTCACCGTGGACTCCGTGGAGTACCCCGGGCTGCCGTACTCCCTGTACCTCAACGAGGCGTACGGCGTGTTCGCCGATGAGCGCGTGCGCCAGGCGTTCGCACGCGCCATCGACATCGACACCGCGGTGACGGAGATCTTCCACGGGCAGTTCCCGCGCGCATGGAGCATCCTGGGATCCACGACGCCCGCGTACGACCCCTCGCTGGAGGGGACGTGGGAGTTCGACCCCGAGCGGGCAGGGCAGCTCCTGGATGAGGCCGGGTGGACCGAGCGCGACAGCGAGGGCTACCGAACGAAGGCTGGAGCGCGCCTGTCGGCTCGGTGGATCGCGTGGACCCCGGTGCCGGATGACCGCGTGGCCCTGGCCAATGCGATCCAGTCCGACCTCAAGGCGGTCGGATTCGAGATCGTGCGTGAAGTACTGGAACCCGGCGCCTACAACGAGCAGTACGAGCCGAAGACCTTCGACCTGACCGACTGGGGCTTCTCCGGCGTCGATCCGGATCTGCTGCGCAGCCACCTGCACAGCGACGGATTCCAGAACGCCTCGCAGGTCAGCGACCCCGCGGTGGACGGCCTGCTCGCGCAGGGCATCGCGACCACCGATCAGGACGCCCGCACCGACATCTACGCGCAGGTGCAGCAGTGGAACGCCCAGCACGTCGCGATCGTGCCGCTGTACAGCCCGTCGCTCATCACAGCCGTCGGTGAGACCGTCTCCGGGCTCGCCTACGATCTGTACGGGCGCCCGCTGTTCTACGACGTCACGCTGGACTGA
- the valS gene encoding valine--tRNA ligase, which yields MADAHIPDKPALEGLEQKWDAAWSAQGTYLFDRARARDAGRTGVFSVDTPPPTASGSLHIGHVFSYTHTDVKVRFERMRGKTVFYPMGWDDNGLPTERRVQNYYGVRCDTSLPFDPDFTPPFRGDAKSLKPADQIPISRRNFIALCEQLTLEDEKQFEDLFRQLGLSVDWTQTYRTISDDTIRTSQLAFLRNLERGEAYQSMAPTLWDIDFRSAIAQAELEDRDQQASYHRVAFHKTDGSGDILIETTRPELLPACVALVANPDDERYQPYFGQTVRTPLFDVEVPVLAHPLAQKDKGTGIAMICTFGDVTDIIWWRELDLPNRTMLGKDGRVLPEAPDVIVTDAAKAAYAELAGKTVFSAKKRVVELLQESGELLEVSKPFTHPVKFYEKGDRPLEIVSTRQWYLRNGARDPQLRETLIEMGRGMGWHPDFMRVRYENWTNGLTGDWLVSRQRFFGVPIPVWYALDENGERDYDRVLTPDPARLPVDPTTDAPDGYTEDQRGVPGGFEGEKDIFDTWATSSLTPQLAGGWQRDEELWNLVAPFDLRPQGQDIIRTWLFSTMVRSVLEDHRAPWTDAAISGFIVDPDRKKMSKSKGNVVTPADILDAHGTDAVRYWAASSRLGADAAFDPQNPTQVKIGRRLAIKLLNAAKFVLSFPVPEGAEVTHALDASMLAALDRVVRDATKAFDAYDHARALEVTEAFFWTFCDDYLELVKERAYDRTDAGQASAALALRTALSTLVRLFAPVLAFAAEETWSWFNEGSVHTATWPEQLGIDGDPAVLSAVGEALIGIRRAKTEAKVSQKTAVASITIASPRADALRLAEGDLRAVGRIEQLEIIDGEATAVVAITLSPQED from the coding sequence ATGGCCGACGCGCACATTCCCGACAAGCCCGCCCTGGAGGGTCTCGAGCAGAAGTGGGATGCGGCGTGGTCCGCGCAGGGCACGTACCTGTTCGACCGCGCACGCGCACGCGACGCCGGTCGCACCGGCGTCTTCTCCGTCGACACCCCGCCGCCCACGGCGTCGGGGAGCCTGCACATCGGCCACGTCTTCAGCTACACCCACACCGACGTCAAGGTGCGCTTCGAGCGCATGCGCGGCAAGACCGTGTTCTACCCGATGGGCTGGGACGACAACGGCCTGCCCACCGAGCGGCGCGTGCAGAACTACTACGGCGTGCGGTGCGACACCTCGCTGCCGTTCGACCCCGACTTCACTCCTCCGTTCCGCGGCGACGCCAAGAGCCTCAAGCCGGCCGATCAGATCCCGATCAGCCGCCGCAACTTCATCGCGCTGTGCGAGCAGCTGACCCTCGAGGACGAGAAGCAGTTCGAGGATCTCTTCCGCCAGCTCGGGCTCTCGGTGGACTGGACGCAGACCTACCGGACGATCTCCGACGACACCATCCGGACCAGCCAGCTCGCCTTCCTGCGCAATCTCGAGCGCGGTGAGGCGTATCAGTCGATGGCCCCGACGCTGTGGGACATCGACTTCCGCTCCGCCATCGCCCAGGCCGAACTGGAAGACCGCGACCAGCAGGCGTCCTACCACCGCGTCGCATTCCACAAGACCGACGGATCCGGCGACATCCTCATCGAGACGACGCGTCCCGAACTCCTCCCCGCATGCGTGGCCCTCGTGGCCAACCCGGACGACGAGCGCTACCAGCCCTACTTCGGCCAGACCGTGCGCACGCCCCTGTTCGACGTCGAGGTCCCCGTGCTCGCGCACCCGCTCGCGCAGAAGGACAAGGGCACCGGCATCGCCATGATCTGCACCTTCGGCGACGTCACCGACATCATCTGGTGGCGCGAACTGGATCTGCCCAACCGCACGATGCTGGGCAAGGACGGCCGCGTACTCCCCGAGGCTCCCGACGTGATCGTCACGGATGCGGCGAAGGCGGCGTACGCGGAACTCGCGGGCAAGACCGTCTTCAGCGCCAAGAAGCGCGTCGTGGAACTCCTGCAGGAATCCGGTGAGCTGCTCGAGGTCTCCAAGCCCTTCACCCACCCGGTGAAGTTCTACGAGAAGGGCGACCGTCCGCTGGAGATCGTCTCCACCCGGCAGTGGTACCTGCGCAACGGCGCCCGTGACCCCCAGCTGCGCGAGACCCTCATCGAGATGGGCCGCGGCATGGGCTGGCACCCCGACTTCATGCGCGTCCGATACGAGAACTGGACGAACGGCCTCACCGGCGACTGGCTCGTCTCGCGCCAGCGCTTCTTCGGCGTGCCTATCCCGGTCTGGTACGCCCTCGACGAGAACGGTGAGCGCGACTACGACCGCGTCCTGACGCCCGACCCGGCGCGTCTCCCGGTCGACCCGACCACGGACGCACCCGACGGCTACACCGAGGATCAGCGCGGCGTGCCCGGAGGGTTCGAGGGCGAGAAGGACATCTTCGACACGTGGGCGACGTCCTCCCTCACGCCGCAGCTGGCCGGCGGATGGCAGCGCGACGAGGAGCTGTGGAACCTCGTCGCCCCGTTCGACCTGCGCCCGCAGGGGCAGGACATCATCCGCACGTGGCTGTTCTCCACGATGGTGCGCAGCGTCCTGGAGGACCACCGCGCACCGTGGACGGATGCGGCCATCTCCGGCTTCATCGTCGACCCCGACCGCAAGAAGATGTCCAAGTCCAAGGGCAACGTGGTGACGCCCGCCGACATCCTCGACGCGCACGGAACCGACGCGGTGCGCTACTGGGCCGCATCCAGCCGCCTCGGCGCCGACGCGGCGTTCGACCCGCAGAACCCGACGCAGGTCAAGATCGGGCGTCGCCTCGCGATCAAGCTGCTCAACGCCGCCAAGTTCGTCCTGTCCTTCCCCGTGCCCGAAGGGGCGGAGGTCACGCACGCACTGGATGCGTCGATGCTCGCCGCGCTCGACCGGGTCGTCCGGGATGCGACCAAGGCGTTCGACGCGTACGACCACGCGCGCGCTCTGGAAGTGACCGAGGCGTTCTTCTGGACGTTCTGCGACGACTATCTCGAACTGGTGAAGGAGCGCGCGTACGACCGCACGGATGCGGGTCAGGCGTCCGCAGCCCTCGCGCTGCGCACGGCGCTGTCCACTCTCGTCCGCCTGTTCGCCCCGGTGCTCGCCTTCGCCGCGGAGGAGACGTGGTCGTGGTTCAACGAAGGATCGGTGCACACCGCGACCTGGCCTGAGCAGCTCGGCATCGACGGCGACCCTGCGGTCCTGTCCGCCGTCGGCGAGGCCCTCATCGGCATCCGCCGCGCCAAGACCGAGGCCAAGGTGTCGCAGAAGACCGCGGTCGCCTCGATCACGATCGCCTCGCCGCGCGCGGACGCCCTGCGACTGGCGGAGGGCGATCTGCGGGCGGTCGGTCGCATCGAGCAGCTCGAGATCATCGACGGGGAGGCGACGGCCGTCGTCGCCATCACGCTGAGCCCGCAGGAGGACTGA
- a CDS encoding MFS transporter, which yields MTVSAGAGRRKPLGRDFGKLWTAAAFSNLADGIGRIAVPLVATTLTGDPLLIALLSAVSFLPWLVFGLPAGMVVDRFDRRVVMAVANGLRAAVALWLSLCAVWGTLDITALLIGTLLFGVGETLFDNATNAVVPGVVRRDQLDRANGRIQTAQVTIDSFVAAPVGGVLFGVAIAVPLWAGAVGFVVPVLLALLLPATAARPLRGPDPGEAVPAAVPAREALRYLWRHRYLRAMVVFTSVIGSALTFAQATMVLYFLDEQHVPPAAIGFVTAGIGVGAVLGALVASRLVERFGRGAVMFSANLVCAVGLACTWLAPGPLPAAASYAVFAFAVSIWNVPWGALRQQIVPGHLFGRVLGVNRMLTWGLFPIATVIGGWVARFDLRLPFAIAAGVVLVAALVSARLLIRGTREAGAEADAASVGEG from the coding sequence GTGACCGTGTCGGCCGGTGCCGGGCGTCGAAAGCCGCTGGGACGCGACTTCGGGAAGCTGTGGACGGCTGCCGCCTTCAGCAACCTCGCGGACGGCATCGGCCGCATCGCCGTCCCACTGGTGGCCACGACGCTCACCGGCGACCCGCTGCTGATCGCGCTGCTGTCGGCGGTGTCCTTCCTCCCGTGGCTGGTGTTCGGGCTTCCCGCCGGCATGGTCGTCGACCGATTCGATCGACGCGTCGTGATGGCCGTCGCCAACGGGCTGCGCGCGGCCGTGGCGCTGTGGCTCTCGCTGTGCGCGGTGTGGGGCACCCTCGACATCACGGCCCTGCTGATCGGCACACTGCTGTTCGGCGTGGGGGAGACGCTGTTCGACAACGCCACCAACGCCGTGGTGCCCGGCGTGGTGCGCCGGGATCAGCTCGACCGCGCGAACGGACGCATCCAGACCGCTCAGGTGACGATCGACAGCTTCGTGGCCGCACCGGTGGGCGGCGTGCTGTTCGGCGTGGCCATCGCTGTGCCGCTGTGGGCCGGCGCCGTGGGATTCGTCGTGCCGGTGCTGCTCGCCCTGCTGCTGCCGGCCACCGCTGCGCGGCCGCTGCGTGGACCCGACCCGGGCGAGGCCGTCCCTGCCGCGGTGCCCGCGCGCGAGGCGCTCCGCTACCTGTGGCGGCACCGTTATCTGCGCGCCATGGTGGTGTTCACCTCGGTCATCGGCTCCGCGCTGACGTTCGCGCAGGCCACCATGGTGCTGTACTTCCTCGACGAGCAGCACGTGCCCCCGGCGGCGATCGGCTTCGTCACGGCGGGGATCGGCGTCGGAGCCGTGCTCGGCGCCCTCGTCGCATCGCGACTGGTCGAGCGATTCGGACGAGGAGCGGTGATGTTCAGTGCGAACCTCGTGTGCGCCGTGGGCCTGGCGTGCACGTGGCTGGCGCCGGGTCCCCTGCCGGCGGCGGCGTCGTACGCGGTGTTCGCCTTCGCCGTCTCCATCTGGAACGTGCCGTGGGGCGCGCTTCGCCAGCAGATCGTGCCGGGACACCTGTTCGGACGCGTGCTGGGAGTGAATCGCATGCTGACGTGGGGACTGTTCCCCATCGCGACGGTGATCGGCGGATGGGTGGCCCGGTTCGATCTGCGCCTGCCGTTCGCCATCGCCGCCGGCGTCGTCCTGGTCGCCGCGCTCGTGAGCGCGCGCCTGCTCATCCGCGGCACCCGGGAAGCCGGCGCCGAGGCCGACGCCGCATCCGTGGGTGAGGGCTAA